CGATCGTTCATCGACTGTCTCAGTCACGATCGTATGCCGCACCGGCATATCTAACCCCTTCAATAGACCATTGAGGATGCTCAGAATCAAGAGTGATTCAAAGCGAATCATATCTAGAAATGTCAAAACGGTCAGCGTCATCGATACACTAATGCCCAGTATCTGAACTAGCATTAGGAGATCCCGCCGACTCCAGCGATCGGCCAATACGCCTGAGAATGGGATTAACAACAGGGTGGGCAGAAATTGTAAAAATCCTGCTAAACCCAGCAACCACGAAGATTTAGTCAGGTCATACATCAACCAGGGAATCGTTAACTGCTGGGTCATAAAGGTACCCGACATCGACAGCAGTTGTCCTCCAAATAGCAACCGAAAATTACGCCATTTGAGGGCGGGTAAGCGCTGATAAAGCGTTTTGCTGACTCGATCCCCTAGTTGCTCGTAGTACTGCATGAAAATATATTTCGTTTAACGAACTATTTGATTATCTAATAATAGTTCAGAATACGCTAGTCAATGGAATCATGAGAAAGCCTAAAAAATCTCGCGATCGTTGTTACATACAAACAATCGCGAGATTTTGTGTCAACCTGCTTATTGGGCATCAAATTGTCATAGAGATTCGGACTAGCGTTTCATCTTACTGAACTGAAACGACATATCCTCTTGAGCCTGGGGCATTTGTCCCTTCGACCAACCGACATCGCGACGATAACTTCCGAGCAATCCAGAAGCAATGAGTTCCGCTTCATCCACAAAGGCTAAAGGATCCACTTCCGGTGAAACATAGAGGGCATCGACCGGACAATACAACTCACACATAAAGCAAGTTTGACAATCGCTTTGCCGCGCAATTTTGGGAGGCGCATCCGGTATGGCATCAAAGACATTGGTCGGACAGGCATTCACACACAAATTGCAACCCACGCAGCGAGAACTGCTTACAAGTTCAATCATTGCAGAACAAGCTCCTTCTCAACATTGGCAGCAGACGGTTCGATCGCAGCAGTCTTCACCCACACCTGATCCAATCCACCACTAATCACGTAGTGCTGTTGTTTGGGATCTTGTTCGGGATAGTCCGATCGCTTGTGCATTCCGCGCGATTCGGTACGGTGTAATCCACTGTTGTACATCCACCGAGCTGTGGCAACCATTGAAGCCGCTTCACGCGATCGCAAAAGATTCGAGGTCAGCGGCGTACTATTGCGGATCTCTTTCCACAGTGTATCTAAACGTC
This genomic stretch from Alkalinema sp. FACHB-956 harbors:
- a CDS encoding ferredoxin family protein, with the protein product MIELVSSSRCVGCNLCVNACPTNVFDAIPDAPPKIARQSDCQTCFMCELYCPVDALYVSPEVDPLAFVDEAELIASGLLGSYRRDVGWSKGQMPQAQEDMSFQFSKMKR